Proteins encoded within one genomic window of Choristoneura fumiferana chromosome 28, NRCan_CFum_1, whole genome shotgun sequence:
- the LOC141443763 gene encoding probable multidrug resistance-associated protein lethal(2)03659 gives MACDVCSRGAASAGVAFFLEVVSILIVVCLVNWWLLLPTAFVACLLFLMRGLFLSTSRELKRIEAIARSQSLNHATATVSGLTTIRSTRAAPVIIAREFDKLQDLHSSAWTLVLNTNRAFGFWMDMICCLYLACVTFSFFFFASEDTIGGNVGLAITQVIGLVGMCQYGMRQTAEVENQMTSDFEQEQLRSSDTASGACAPVIHLMLRVPSSSSIHP, from the exons TTCTTCCTGGAGGTAGTATCCATTCTCATAGTGGTATGTTTGGTGAACTGGTGGCTCCTCCTGCCCACTGCCTTCGTCGCGTGCCTCCTGTTCCTGATGCGGGGCCTGTTCCTCAGCACCAGTCGGGAGCTCAAGAGGATCGAGGCCATAG CACGCAGCCAGTCTTTAAACCACGCGACGGCCACGGTGTCTGGTCTAACAACTATACGGTCGACGCGCGCCGCGCCCGTCATCATTGCGCGGGAGTTCGACAAACTACAG GATCTCCACAGCTCAGCGTGGACTTTGGTGCTGAACACGAACCGAGCGTTCGGCTTTTGGATGGACATGATCTGCTGCCTCTATCTGGCGTGCGTCACGTTTAGCTTCTTCTTCTTCGCCAGTGAag acacgATCGGTGGCAACGTTGGTCTGGCCATAACGCAGGTGATCGGTTTGGTCGGCATGTGCCAGTACGGCATGCGGCAGACGGCAGAAGTCGAGAATCAGATGACATCG GACTTTGAACAAGAGCAGCTTAGGAGTTCTGACACTGCTTCAGGTGCATGTGCTCCAGTCATCCACTTGATGTTGAGAGTACCGTCTTCATCTAGCATCCATCCATGA